The proteins below come from a single Nocardiopsis gilva YIM 90087 genomic window:
- the scpA gene encoding methylmalonyl-CoA mutase — protein MIPDFSRVEPGTPDGSGADAEAWAQALADSTGKGADALVWETPEGIGVKPLYTPADRAGLDFVGGYPGIAPYLRGPYPTMYVNQPWTIRQYAGFSTAEESNAFYRRNLAAGQKGLSVAFDLATHRGYDSDHPRVAGDVGMAGVAIDSIYDMRQLFDGIPLDRMTVSMTMNGAVLPVMALYIVAAEEQGVPPEKLAGTIQNDILKEFMVRNTYIYPPQPSMRIISDIFAFTSQKMPRFNSISISGYHMQEAGATADLELAYTLADGVEYIRAGRKAGLEVDSFAPRLSFFWAIGMNFFMEVAKLRAARLLWAELVNGFGPTNPKSLSLRTHSQTSGWSLTAQDVFNNVVRTCVEAMAATQGHTQSLHTNALDEALALPTDFSARIARNTQLVLQQESGTTRAIDPWGGSHYVERLTYELAQRAWAHIREVEEAGGMAAAIDAGIPKMRIEEAAARTQARIDSGRQPVVGVNKYLPDTPDEIDVLKVDNSRVRAEQLEKLRRLREERDDAAVRAALDRLTAAAEGESHGTTLENNLLAAAVDAARAKATVGEISDAMEKVFKRHSGQIRTIQGVYREEAQTSSEAAHTMETVAERVHRFEENEGRRPRILVAKMGQDGHDRGQKVIATAFADLGFDVDVGPLFQTPEEVAAQAAEADVHIIGVSSLAAGHLTLVPALREQLAAQGREDIMVVVGGVIPSADFDALYEAGAAAIFPPGTVIAEAAIGLLDRLDEVLGHGASDASGEHGGQGG, from the coding sequence ATGATTCCGGACTTCAGCCGTGTCGAGCCCGGAACCCCCGACGGTTCCGGCGCCGATGCCGAGGCGTGGGCGCAGGCCCTGGCCGACTCCACGGGCAAGGGCGCCGACGCGCTGGTGTGGGAGACCCCCGAGGGCATCGGGGTGAAGCCGCTCTACACCCCGGCCGACCGCGCCGGCCTCGACTTCGTCGGCGGCTACCCCGGCATCGCGCCCTACCTGCGCGGCCCCTACCCCACGATGTACGTCAACCAGCCGTGGACCATCCGCCAGTACGCCGGGTTCTCCACGGCCGAGGAGTCCAACGCCTTCTACCGGCGCAACCTCGCGGCGGGCCAGAAGGGGCTGTCGGTCGCCTTCGACCTGGCCACCCACCGCGGCTACGACTCCGACCACCCGCGCGTGGCCGGCGACGTGGGCATGGCCGGTGTGGCCATCGACTCCATCTACGACATGCGCCAGCTGTTCGACGGCATCCCGCTGGACAGGATGACCGTCTCGATGACGATGAACGGCGCCGTCCTGCCGGTCATGGCGCTGTACATCGTCGCGGCGGAGGAACAGGGAGTACCGCCGGAGAAGCTGGCGGGGACCATTCAGAACGACATCCTCAAGGAGTTCATGGTCCGCAACACCTACATCTACCCGCCGCAGCCCTCCATGCGGATCATCTCCGACATCTTCGCGTTCACCTCGCAGAAGATGCCGCGCTTCAACTCCATCTCCATCTCCGGCTACCACATGCAGGAGGCCGGGGCCACCGCCGACCTGGAGCTGGCCTACACCCTGGCCGACGGCGTGGAGTACATCCGCGCGGGCCGCAAGGCCGGGCTGGAGGTCGACTCCTTCGCGCCGCGCCTGTCCTTCTTCTGGGCCATCGGAATGAACTTCTTCATGGAGGTGGCCAAGCTGCGGGCGGCCCGGCTGCTCTGGGCCGAGCTGGTCAACGGCTTCGGGCCCACGAACCCCAAGTCGCTGTCCCTGCGCACGCACTCCCAGACCTCCGGCTGGTCGCTGACCGCCCAGGACGTGTTCAACAACGTCGTGCGCACCTGCGTGGAGGCCATGGCCGCCACCCAGGGGCACACCCAGTCCCTGCACACCAACGCGCTCGACGAGGCGCTGGCCCTGCCCACCGACTTCTCCGCGCGCATCGCCCGCAACACGCAGCTGGTCCTCCAGCAGGAGTCCGGCACGACCCGCGCCATCGACCCCTGGGGCGGCAGCCACTACGTCGAACGCCTCACCTACGAGCTCGCCCAGCGGGCCTGGGCGCACATCCGCGAGGTCGAGGAGGCCGGGGGCATGGCGGCCGCCATCGACGCCGGCATCCCCAAGATGCGCATCGAGGAGGCGGCCGCCCGCACCCAGGCGCGCATCGACTCCGGCCGCCAGCCGGTCGTCGGCGTCAACAAGTACCTGCCGGACACCCCCGACGAGATCGACGTGCTCAAGGTCGACAACAGCCGGGTCCGCGCCGAGCAGCTGGAGAAGCTGCGGCGGCTGCGCGAGGAGCGCGACGACGCGGCCGTTCGCGCGGCGCTGGACCGGCTCACCGCCGCCGCGGAGGGCGAGTCGCACGGCACCACCCTGGAGAACAACCTGCTCGCCGCGGCCGTCGATGCCGCCCGCGCCAAGGCCACGGTCGGCGAGATCTCCGACGCCATGGAGAAGGTGTTCAAGCGGCACTCCGGGCAGATCCGTACCATCCAGGGGGTGTACCGCGAGGAGGCGCAAACGTCGTCGGAGGCAGCCCACACCATGGAGACGGTGGCCGAACGCGTCCACAGGTTCGAGGAGAACGAGGGGCGGCGCCCGCGCATCCTGGTCGCCAAGATGGGCCAGGACGGGCATGACCGCGGCCAGAAGGTGATCGCCACGGCCTTCGCCGACCTCGGCTTCGACGTCGACGTCGGCCCGCTGTTCCAGACACCGGAGGAGGTCGCGGCCCAGGCGGCCGAGGCCGACGTGCACATCATCGGCGTCTCCTCGCTGGCGGCGGGGCACCTCACCCTCGTCCCCGCGCTGCGCGAGCAGCTGGCCGCCCAAGGGCGCGAGGACATCATGGTCGTCGTCGGCGGTGTCATCCCGTCGGCCGACTTCGACGCGCTGTACGAGGCGGGCGCCGCGGCGATCTTCCCGCCCGGCACCGTGATCGCGGAGGCCGCGATCGGCCTGCTCGACCGCCTCGACGAGGTCCTCGGCCACGGCGCGTCCGACGCCTCCGGCGAGCACGGCGGGCAGGGCGGATGA